Within Sphingobium sp. SCG-1, the genomic segment CCCTTATCGTTGGAGGCGAAGCCTTTCAGCGTGTCATAGTCCCACACCCATTCCTCCAGTAGTTGCGATGGCGCTTCGATAAAGTCCCATTGCAGATTGCCCATCGACTGCGTCGCGTATTGCGTATGCCCCGAATAGAGCGAATGGATGAGGTGCCCAAATTCGTGCAGGAAAGTGTTGGCATCGTCATGATCCATCGGCCCGGTCGCCGGGAAGTTGCAGATCAGCGCGCCTACCGGCACCTGCTGCCCCGCCACCCCGGTGCGGATCGGGAATTGCGCGGCGTGATTATATTTCCCCGTACGCGGGAACATGTCGAGATAGAAACGCCCGACCAGCTTGCCCTTGTCGTATAGCTCCCACGCGGTGACGCTCTTGTCCCACACGGGCGTATTCCAAGGCCGGATGTCCGCGCCGAACAAGTCGCCGACCAGCTTGAAGATACCCGCACGCGTCTTCTCATAGGTGAAATATTGCCGGACAACCTCCGCATCCACAGCATATTTCTGCTTGCGGAGCAGGTTCTTCATGTAATTATTGTCCCAGCCCTGCAACTTGTCGATCGTCGGATCGACCGTCTTCGCGAACGTCAGCAGCTCGGCATAGTCGGCATCCGCGCCGGGCTCGGCGGCGACATTCACATCCTCGATGAACTGCGCGGCGCGGGCGGGGTTGCCGATCATCTTGTCCGCCGTCACCAGCGTCGCATAATCGGGATAGCCGAGCAGTTGCGCCAGTGCGTAACGCTTCTCCAGCAATGTCCGCAGCACCGCTTCGTTCTTCGGATAGCCACGATTGCCGAACGCTGTCGCGACCTTCTGCCGCGTCGCGCGAATGCTCGCGAAATCGAGGATGGGGAAGATATCGGGATAATCGAAGGTCAGATGCACCAGACCATCGGCACCCGGCTTATGCGCGTCGACATAATCCTGCGGAAGGCCCGCCAATTCCGCGGGCTTTAGCGGAATGTCGCCCTTGTCGTCGCGGATGTTCTTCGCGAACAGCAGGCCGGTCTCGGTGATCTCCTTCTGAAGCTGCGTCACCTTGGCGCGCGTCGCCTCATCCTTGTCGACGCCCGCCAGCTTGTAGTTCGTCAGCATCTTCTTGAGAGTGAAGCCCGTCTTGTCGTCCAGCCCGCTCGCCGGAATGGCGGCCAGCCGGTCGTAGATCGGCCGCGACAGGCTCACTGCGGTGTTCGCGTCTGAGAGCTTCTGCACGCACGCCTCCGCCGCCGTCCTGACGGGCTCGGTCGTGCTGGTCTGCGACACCAGATACATTTCGTTGCTACCATCGGACAGCAGCAGGGACAGGTCGTCGAACGCGGCAAAGTCCTTCGCGATCGTCGCCGGACCCTTGCGCCCCTCCAGCGCCGCACGCGACTGCGCGACCGCCGCCAATGTCTCGCTGCAACGCGCGTCGACTGCCGCCGCTGTGGTTAGATTGAGCGGCAACGGCGTCAGCAATTTCGTAGCGTCAGCATAGGGTTCGGCGTGGGCCGTGCCCGCGACCAGCAGACTGAGCAAAGGCAAGTGAAAAGCGCGTTTCATAAATTTCCCCGACAGGAAGTGTATTACCCGTTTGTGGCACTCAGCGTTACGGCCTGCAAGCCGCTGATTGCAGTGGCTGCGCCAGTCTGCCAAAGCGGGGCATGGCCCGGATCGGCATATTGGGAGGCTCCTTCAATCCCGCGCATGGCGGCCACCGTGCGATTTCGCTGTTCGCATTGCAGGCGCTGGGGCTGGACGAAGTGTGGTGGCTCGTCTCGCCGGGCAATCCATTGAAGCCGGCCAAGGGTATGGCATCGCTCCGCGCCCGCTTTGCAAGCGCGCAGGCGCAGGCCCGCCGCGCCCCGATCCGTCCCACCACTATCGAGGCGCAACTTGGCACACGCTACACCGTCGACACGCTCAAGGCGCTGACCCGGCGTTACCCGCAAAACGACTTCATCTGGTTGATGGGTGGCGATAATCTCCGCCAGTTCGGCCAGTGGAAGGACTGGCGCGGTATCGCGCATATCATGCCCATTGCCGTTATCGCGCGTCCGGGCTATAATGAAGCCGCTTATGGCTCTGTGGCCATGGCATGGCTGCGGCGCTTCGTCCGGCCCGCGCGCCAGAGCAGTCACTGGACGGACTGGAGACCGCCGGCGCTCGTGCTTTTGCGCTTTCGCCCTGATCCACGATCGGCAACCCTGCTGCGGCAGGCGGACCCCCTCTGGCATCGCGAGTTGGATATGAAGCGTGTGCGTGATTCGCTCACGCGCAAAATGGTTATATGAAGGAGTAGAATTGCCCAGACCGACCCCCGCCAACGATACGGCGCCGCAAGACGTGATCGAAGATCGCCCCTATGCCGACACCGAATCCGTGGCCGCCCTGCACGCATTGGTCATGCAGTCGCTTGACGACGACCAGGCGCAGGAGATCATCTCGA encodes:
- a CDS encoding nicotinate-nucleotide adenylyltransferase, encoding MARIGILGGSFNPAHGGHRAISLFALQALGLDEVWWLVSPGNPLKPAKGMASLRARFASAQAQARRAPIRPTTIEAQLGTRYTVDTLKALTRRYPQNDFIWLMGGDNLRQFGQWKDWRGIAHIMPIAVIARPGYNEAAYGSVAMAWLRRFVRPARQSSHWTDWRPPALVLLRFRPDPRSATLLRQADPLWHRELDMKRVRDSLTRKMVI
- a CDS encoding M3 family metallopeptidase, translated to MKRAFHLPLLSLLVAGTAHAEPYADATKLLTPLPLNLTTAAAVDARCSETLAAVAQSRAALEGRKGPATIAKDFAAFDDLSLLLSDGSNEMYLVSQTSTTEPVRTAAEACVQKLSDANTAVSLSRPIYDRLAAIPASGLDDKTGFTLKKMLTNYKLAGVDKDEATRAKVTQLQKEITETGLLFAKNIRDDKGDIPLKPAELAGLPQDYVDAHKPGADGLVHLTFDYPDIFPILDFASIRATRQKVATAFGNRGYPKNEAVLRTLLEKRYALAQLLGYPDYATLVTADKMIGNPARAAQFIEDVNVAAEPGADADYAELLTFAKTVDPTIDKLQGWDNNYMKNLLRKQKYAVDAEVVRQYFTYEKTRAGIFKLVGDLFGADIRPWNTPVWDKSVTAWELYDKGKLVGRFYLDMFPRTGKYNHAAQFPIRTGVAGQQVPVGALICNFPATGPMDHDDANTFLHEFGHLIHSLYSGHTQYATQSMGNLQWDFIEAPSQLLEEWVWDYDTLKGFASNDKGEPIPKALVEKMNAGRRFGEAGVWKGQLAYAAVSLNFYNRKPDFDLKPMYDQQIARYSLFPPVPATHNYASFGHLDGYSAIYYTYVWSKAIALDLFTRFKTAGIRDKATAMAYRNLVLDPGGSQDANVLIQNFLGRPLQLDAFKEELAKK